The genomic window TTGCAACCATATGACAAACAAATGCTAAATCCCCATATGATTTTGGTGGTATTCCATAGGGAAACCTTATAAATGGATCTGCTTCTACTTCTTCTTTCCCCCAATTTTTTAGACTAAATGGTGGATTCGCTAACACTTTATCAAATGTTTTTAACACTCCACCTTCTGTATGTTGAGGTTCTCTTATAGTATCACCTTTCAAAATATCTGCACCTGTAGCATTATGAAAAAGCATATTCATTTTACATATAGCCCAAGTTGAAAGGTTTATTTCTTGTCCAAATAATGATGTGTTTTTAAAATTACCACCTTGTTCTTTTATGTATCTTATACTTTCTATTAAAAATCCCCCCGAGCCAACTGTCGGGTCATAAAGTCGGTCTCCTTCTTGCGGTTTTAAAATTCTAACTAATAATCTTCTTACTTCATATGGAGTATAAAACTCCCCACCTTTAGCCCCACCATCATTAGCAAATGTTTTAATCAAATACTGGTAGGCATCTCCTAATACATCATCATTTTCTAATTTTTCACTGGCTAAATTAACTTTATCAAATAATAATAATAGCTGTGATAGCTTTTTATCAGGTACTCTCTCTTTATCATTATAATTAGCTGTGGTTAATACCCCTAAAAGTTCTGAATTTCTAGGTTCATCTTCTATTGCTTTAAATGCCTTGTCCAATTCTGGACCAATGTTTAAAGTTAGGTTTTTAAGTTTATCCCATCTAGCACTTTCTGGTACAAAAAAGTTTTCATATATAACAGGTTCTTCTAGTAGTGCAGCTACTTCACTATCTGGCATTCCTTGTGATATAAACTCTTGTCGCTTTAAATCTCTTTCTATTTCAAACTCATCATTCATTCTTTTTAAAAATAATAATCCAAAAACATAATCTTTATATTCAGCAGCAGACAATTCCCCACGCAATATATCCGCAGCATTCCATAATATAGTCTCTAATTGTTTTAAAGTTAACTTGCTCATTGCTCACGCTCCAAATCTAAGCTTCACTTATAGAAAATATTAACTATTATATTCAATTATTAACTTGGATTTCCTGTTGGTATAGATTAAATAAGCATTAAAAAACACTATAAACATAATGTTCATAGTGCCATGCTTTGTGCTTTTAAACAATATTTATTGTTCTTTGTAACTATCTACTATTATTTGAATTTTACTAACAAGTGGTGGTAAATCTATTTCTACTACATTCCAAACTATATTTAAATCGACACCCATGTAATCATGAATTAGCACATCCCTAATTCCGGCCATTTTCTTCCAAGGTATCCCATTGTGCTGTTCACGTATTTTTACTGAAACTTTTTTTGTTGCCTCTCCTATAACTTCTAAATTTCTAATTACAGCATCTTGGATCATAGTATTGTTCATAAAACTATTTTTTCCATCTTCTGTATAGCTTTGAACTTTTTCAATGCATTCTAATATATGAATTAAGTATAATTTATCACTTTTCATAATTGTATAGCCTCCCTTTTTACTTGGTCAGCTATTAAATTATGTAATGATTTTTCAGTTGCTATATCAACTTTAAATCCTAGCAATTCCTCTAATTCTAATTTTAGACCTACCATATCAAAAAGCGTTCTATCTTTATCAAAGTCAACAAGCAAATCTAAGTCACTGTTTTTATGCTCTTCACCTCTTGAAATTGATCCAAATATACGAATATTGCTGGCTCCATACTTTTGAGCCAGCTTTAATATTATTTCTTTATTTTGTTTGATAACATTTAATTTTGGTTCCATATGTATCACCTAAAATTTAATTGGTGGAGGCGGGGGGAATCGAACCCCCGTCCGAAAGAAAGACCAGCTGAGTCTCTCCGAGCGCAGTCTGTGTACTAAACTTCGCCTTCAGTCGCCCACAGACAGGCTACTTTCTGGCTATCCCCGATTAATTTCCCCTTAAAGCCCCTCGAGGAGAAAGACTTCAGGGTACCCTCACTGTGTGACGCCCTAAACTAAGCCGTGAGGAAACCTAGCCGGACGAGCTGCTTTAAGCAGCAGCTAGTGAATAATTATCTTCTGCAGTTATTTTAACTGATCCACCTTTTTAACGAGTCGGTGAAGAACTCGGCTCGCTACTCAACCCACCTTTTCCCTCGTCGAAGCCATTACGCCCCCATGATATATTAATTAATAATTCTTAATTTTTAATTCTTAATTTTTAATTCTTAATTTTTAATTCTTAATTTTTAATTCTTAATTTTTAATTCTTAATTAATGATGAAAAGCAAAGCTTTTCTTTTTACTATCGGCTAATAATTTCGATTATATGGGACTATGGGTTTTTGTTAAGTTTTAGAAATCACCTAAGTTATAATTGAAAATCTATGATTTTCATTCCTTAATTAAGAATTCATAATTCAAAATTATGAATTCAAAACTGCATAATATATATTAATATCTATAAATCACTTTGTACACTGTTATTTAAAGGATTTTTCCTTAAATGCTCTTTCCATGTCTCTTTGAGCATCACGGGCAGCGATGTCTTGTCGCTTGTCATGTAGCTTTTTACCTACTGCTACTGCTAATTCCATTTTCATAAGACCATTTTTGAGATAAACTTGCGTAGGTATTAAGGTAAATCCTTTTTCCTTTTGTAAACCAGTAAGACGGTTTATTTCTCTGCGATTAAGCAGAAGTTTTTTTGGTCTCTTTGGTTCATGGTTAAATTGGTTCCCTTGTTCGTATGGACTTATGTGAAAATTATTAACCCATACTTCACCTGACTTGACGACAGCATAAGCATCTTGAAGGTTTCCCCTACCGTTGCGTAAAGATTTAACTTCAGTACCTACTAAAGCAATTCCAGCTTCATAGGTTTCTTTTATATGATACTCAAATCTTGCCTTACGGTTTTTTATTACTGTTTTTGTTCTTTGGCTTTTACTCATACTGCACCTCTATTTATTAGTGGTTTAGAAGAAATAAACCCTCGCCTCGGTACAATTATTAGCGCCAAAGCCAGGGTTGTTTTCATCGTGTTCAATGTTTATTATATATTATCTGAAAACTTCAGTCAAGAATTTTCCATAATATGGTTTAGGGCAGGAGAAACGCCCCGTGTCTTATTCGGATAGTTCGAAGTCTATTTTGGCATCGTCGGCATCTACTTTGACTAGGCGCACTCGTACTTTATCACCTATTGAAAATTTGCGGCCAGTGTGGCTTCCTATTAGGGAATAGGAGCGGTCAATGAATTCGTAGTAGTCATCTTCAATACTTGATATGTGAACTAATCCTTCAATTGTATTATCTAGCTCTACAAATAATCCAAAGGGTTGTACTGAGGAAATTGTAGCTTCGAATTCTTCTCCTATAAACTGCTCCATGTATTGAGCTTTTTTAATATCTACTAGCTCTCTTTCCGCTTCTTCTGCCTTAATCTCTTTTAGTGATGATTGTTCACCATAGTTAGCCATTCTTTTTTCAAAGCTAGCTCGTTTTTTACCTGTCATTTTACCATCTAGTGTTGCTGATAGTACGCGATGGACTATTAAATCAGGGTATCTTCTAATTGGACTAGTAAAGTGACAGTAGTATTTTGAGGCTAGTCCAAAATGACCAAGTGCATCAGGCACGTATTTAGCATGCTTCATTGAGCGCAACAACATTAATGCCATGGTTTTTTCGCCTGCACTTCCCTTTATATCATTTAACACCTTCTGAAATGTATGTGGTTCTACCTTATTAGAGGTTATTTTTTGGCCAAATACACCTAAAACAGCATTCAGTTTAGTCAATGCTTCCTCATCTGGCTTTTCATGCACACGATATAGGATAGGTAGCTCTTGCCAATACATATGCTCAGCAACTACTTCATTTGCTTGTATCATAAAATCTTCAATTATCATTTCACTTATTCCACGCTCAAAACGTTTTATTTCTATTGGAACATTGTTATCATCTAAAATCACTTTTGATTCTGGAAAATCAAAGTCTAGTGCCCCCCTGGCCATACGTTGTTCGCGTATAATCTCAGATAATTCTTTCATTAGAAAGAAGTCTTCCACTAAATCAGAATATCTTTTTTCAAGTTCTTTATCCTCTTTAGCTAGTATTTTATTTACATCAGTATAGGTCATTCTTTCATCAATATTTATTACCGATTTACAAAGGTCATAATTTAAAACCTTACCCTTGTAATCTATCTCCATTATACAGCTCATAGCTAGTCTATTATCATTAGCATTAAGACTACAAATATCATTTGATAATTCTTTAGGTAACATAGGAAGAACCTTATTTATTAAATATACACTAGTTCCTCTTTGAAAAGCCTCCTTATCAAGTTTGCTCCCTTGCCTTACATAATAGGACACATCTGCTATATGCACTCCTAAACGATAGCCTTTATCAGTTTTAGCTATTGAAACTGCATCATCTAGATCTTTGGCATCTTCACCATCTATAGTAACCATTTTTATATCTCTTAAATCTGTTCTATTAGTTATTTCTTCATCTGTAATTGGTTTAGCTACTTTTTTAGCTTCTTCAATTACTCCTGGTGGAAAGTCTTCTGCTAAGTTATGTTTTTTTATAATTACTTGTACATCAAGACCAGGAGTTCCTTTACGTCCAAAAACCTCTACGATTTTGCCCGCTGGAAATTTATATTTGTCAGGCCATTCTGTTATGTTTACAAGTACTTTATCACCGTTTTTTACATTTAGTTTTTTAGATGGCTTAACATATATCGGATATATCTGTCTTGAATCATCAGGAATAACCTGCACTGCATGTTTTCCTTTTTCAAAGGTGCCTACTAATTGGGTATTTGCACGAGTAATTACCCTTATTACTTCTCCCTCAGGTCGTTGATCAGCAGTAGCTTTTTGATGAATTCTTACCATTACCTTGTCTAGGTGCATAGCGCCATTCAGGTTTTTACCGTAAACAAAAACACTAGGCTGATGGGTTGGGTCATCTGCATCAACAATGCCATAGCCCCTTTGACTTAGCTTTATTACACCTTTAACTAGGTTCATCATTTCGGGTAAGCCAAATTTTTCTTTGCGGGTTCTTACTATTTCTCCCTCTTTTTCCAGTTTACCTATTAGCTTACTAAATTTCATTTCATCTTCATATGAATGTACTTTTAAAACCTCCATTAGCTCATTATATGCTAATGGTCTATAGCTTGCATCTCGCATAAATTCTAGTATTGTTTCTTTATTAATCTTTTATTTCTCCCTTCATCTTGCGGAAACTTAAATACTGTAATGTAGGAGGCATGTGGACAGGGAAGCAGGGAGGGGTGTTCTTTTGCTTCCTTTAAAGGAAGCAAAAGAACCGTCCCCATGCTTCCTTGCTCTCTCCAGTGTTTCCTTGGTTTTTTTAATATTTATTTATATTATAGTTTTTTCAATTTTTACCTATTCTAATCCTAAATCTGAAGCTATTTCTTTTAAACTTTCAAGTGATATTTGTAAAAATTCTTCTAGCTCCATTCCTAGTTCTGTGCAGCTAGACATTTGATTTCTATTTGCTCCTTTGGCAAAAGCTTTTTCTTTAAATCTTTTCTTTAATGATTTTAGTACTACTTTATTTAAACTTTTATCAGGTCTTATAAGTGCAGCAGCAATAATAAAGCCACTAGCTGGATCTGCTGCATACAAGGCTTTATCCATATTGCTTTTTCGCTCTAAGCCATGAGCTTCATTATGAACCTTTACTGCATAAACTATATCTGCAGGTAGTCCATTTTCTTCTAATATTTTAGATCCTATTAAAGAATGTCTTTTAGGGTCATCATATGTACTATCATAATCTATATCATGAAGGAGTCCTGCTAACCCCCATTTTTGTTCATCTTCATTAAGGTTAATAGCTAAACCTCGCATTATTGCCTCTACAGCTAAGGAATGACTTATTAGGTTTTCATTTTTTAAGTTTTCTTTCAGTAACACTAATGCTTGTTCTCTTTGCATTTAATTCACTCCCTTAATTGGATATAAATTCTGCTATGTTTTGAGCTAAAGACTCTTTTTCTAACCCCATTGTAGCAATATGACTTGATTTTTTAAGTTTTAAGATCTTAACCTTAGTTTGCTTTGCTCTTTTTTCTATAATGTTAATACTTCTAGGATTTACCGATTTGTCCTGCATAGATTGAACAGCTAAAACCGGAACATGTATTTTATGTAATCTTTTAACTACCTTATTTCTAAGTTTAATCATACTCCTAAATGCCTTTACTGGTGTTACTCTATATGCAAATCTCCCCTGTTTTTGTAATGTTAATACATCATCACCTATCTTTTTAGGGAAAAATGGTTTTATAAATTGAAAAATAACTGCTAACCTAGTTAAAATTGGGTAATTGTTAATCAAGGGAGCATTTATACTAATAACCCCTTTAATCCCCTTTATTTCACTACCTGCATATAATGCTAATAGTCCTCCCATAGATAATCCTGCAATATAGACTTTGTCATAGTTTTCTAATAAGTAATTTATCTCCACTTTAACTGCTCTATACCATTTATTCCAATTTGTTTTATTTAGGTATTCTGGATAAGTGCCATGGCCAGGTAAAAGTGGTGCACTTATTGTGCAGTCTAGTATTTCATTTAAAATCAAAGCAGTTGGTTTTAATTCTGATGGTGATGCAGTAAATCCATGAATAAATAAAATAGCAGTATCAGTAGTTCCTTTTAAAAAAAACGGCTGAGCTTTAGGATATATAGTAACCATAGACATTACTCCCCTAATAAATAGAAAATAGGCAAGTAGCTAGAATCTACTTGCCTATTATTATAGTTTTTAATTTATATTACAGTACAAATAGTGGTACGAAAACTAGTGAAACGATACTCATTAACTTGATTAGGATATTGATTGATGGTCCAGATGTATCTTTACATGGATCACCAACAGTGTCTCCAACAATACCAGCTTCATGAGCTTCACTACCTTTTCCACCGTGGTTTCCAGCTTCGATAAATTTCTTAGCATTGTCCCATGCTCCACCAGCATTAGCAAGCATGATAGCTAAGCATACACCTGATGCTAGAGCTCCAGCAAGCATTCCGGCTAGTGCTTCAGGTCCAAGTAGAAGTCCTACTGCGATAGGAGCAATTACTGCGATTAGACCTGGGAAAATCATTTCTTTTAGTGAAGAAGCTGTACTGATGTCAACACATCTTGCATAGTCAGCTTTAGCTTCACCTTCCATAAGGCCTTTAATTTCTCTAAACTGTCTTCTAACTTCTTCCACCATTTCTGCTGCTGCTCTCCCAACTGCACCTAATGTTAGAGCACAGAAGAAGAACGGTAACATAGCACCAAATAAAAGAGCTACTATAACAGTTGGCTCAAGCAAGTTTACAGCATCAATACCTGCTACTTGGGCAAATGCTGTTAGTAGTGCCAGAGCAGTTAAAGCTGCAGAACCTATAGCAAACCCTTTACCAATAGCGGCTGTAGTATTTCCAACAGAATCTAATTTGTCTGTTGTTTCTCTTACTTCAGGAGGTAGTTCAGCCATTTCGGCAATTCCACCAGCATTATCAGCAATTGGACCATAAGCATCAACTGCAACAACCATACCAATAGTTGCTAACATACCAACAGCTGCTAAAGCGATACCATAGACTCCACCAACCGCGAATGCAATTATTATTGCAATACAGATAAGTAATATTGGGAATAGTGTTGATATCATTCCAACACCTAATCCAGCAATTATGTTAGTTGCTGGTCCGGTTTTTGAAGCTTCAGAGATTTGTTGAGTTGGACCATATTCATCTGAAGTATAGTATTCAGTAATTTTACCAATAGCAACACCAACAATTAGACCGGCTAACAACGCATAAAATACGTTGCCCATATCAGCTGGTAATAGGTATCTTACCGCAAAAAATGCAATAGCTACCATTATTACTGCTGCTACACCAGTACCAAGATTAAGTGCTTTCATTGGGTTTGTGTTTTCATCAGTTCTAACAAAAAATGTTCCTATTATAGAAGCAACAATTCCACCTGCTGCAATTATAAGTGGTAATAATAATGCACCAATGCCAACTTCAGGCATTGTGCTCATTAAAACTGCACCTAATGTCATAGCAGCTATAATTGAACCTACATATGATTCAAACAGGTCAGCACCCATTCCAGCTACGTCACCAACATTGTCACCAACGTTATCAGCAATAGTGGCTGGGTTTCTTGGATCGTCTTCTGGGATACCTGCTTCGATTTTTCCAACTAAATCAGCTCCAACGTCAGCAGCTTTAGTAAAGATTCCGCCACCAACACGTGCAAATAGCGCTATTGAACTAGCACCTAGAGCAAAACCATTAACTATAGTTGGATCACCAAATATTAAATAAAGAATTCCTAGTCCTAATAATCCCATACCTGCAACGGACATTCCCATAACTGCTCCACCTGAAAATGCAATTCCAAGTGCTTCATTTTGGGAGGTACGAGCAGCATGTGCAGTACGTACATTCGCTTTAGTAGCAATGTTCATTCCTATGTAACCAGCTAGTGCGGAACATATGGCTCCGACTAGAAAACATATAGCAGTTTGCCATCCGATTGGTGTTATAACTAATATAATAAAAACTGCTAGTACAAATAGACTTAAGTTTCTGTATTGTCTGTTTAAAAACGCCATTGCTCCTTCGTTAATGGCTTCTGAGATTTCAAACATGTGGGGTGTACCAGTATCTGCTTTCTTAACCCTACTTGTTAAATAAAGTGCAAACAGAAGCGCGAGAGCTCCACCAGCAGGAGCAAAATAAACTAAGCCTTCCATTGTAGATTAATCATCTCCTTTTTTATAGTCTATAGAAAGTGAAATTTTACTTGCACTAAATATTATCACCTCTATTAACTTAGCAATCCTATAGCTAAAGTAACAAGCATGAAGAGTGTAGCTATATAGGCAGTAATTTTTGCTAAGAGTGTATCAACTCCTTTACTCTTACCAAATATAGCTTCTCCGCCACCAGCTATACTACCAGATAAACCTGCACTTTTACCAGACTGCAATAGAATAGTAGTTATTAGACCGACAGCTAATAGAAATTGTAAAACTAGCGCTAGAGTATAAAGCAATATTTCACCTCCCAAATAATAACTTGCCTAGAGCCGGTGTACATTTTAACATAATTTTATACTTTATGACAATAAATTAACTTTATTTGTCTAAATTATAGAAACAGTCTAATCCTCTGTAAACTGCAAAAACGTCTAATTCTTCTTCAATTCTTAGTAATTGATTATATTTAGCAACTCTATCAGATCTAGCTGGAGCACCAGTTTTTATTTGTCCTACATTTAATGCTACTGCTATATCAGATATAATGGCATCTTCTGTTTCACCAGATCTATGTGAAATAACACATGTGTATCCAGCTCGTTTTGCCATTTCTATTGTGTCTAGAGTTTCTGTTAGTGTTCCTATTTGGTTAACTTTGATTAAGATACTATTACATATACCTAAGTCAATTCCTTTTGCCAGCCTTTCAGTACTTGTAACAAATAGGTCATCCCCAACTAATTGGATTTTATCTCCTAATTTGTCGGTTAATTTTTTCCAACCTTCCCAATCATCTTCATCTAATCCATCCTCTATAGATATTACAGGATATTTGTCTACTAATCTAGCATAAAATTCGATAACTTCTTCTGATGTTAAAACTTCATTAGTGCTTTCTAAATGGTACTTCCCTTCTTTATATATCTCTGTAGCAGCTACATCAAGAGCTAAATGGATATCTTTACCTGCAGAATAGCCTGCTTTTTCTACAGCTTCAATAATTACATCTAATGCAGCCTCATTAGATGGTAGATTTGGAGCAAATCCTCCTTCATCTCCAACTGATGTTGCTAAACCTTTGCTACTTAAAACTTTTTTAAGATTATGGTAAACCTCTACTCCCATTTTAAGTCCTTGATTGTAACTGGAAGCACCAGTTGGTACTATCATAAATTCTTGTATATCTACATTGTTATCTGCATGCTTTCCACCATTTAAAATGTTTAGCATTGGCACAGGTATTTCTTTAGCATTAACTCCACCTATATATTGGTAAAGTGGAATTGCTAAATATTCTGCAGCTGCTTTTGCTGCTGCTAAAGATACTCCTAGGATTGCATTAGCACCCAGTTTGCTTTTATTAGGAGTTCCATCAATATCTAACATTATTTCATCTATGTCGATTTGCCTAACTACATCTATACCTATTATTTCAGGTGCAATTAGATCATTTACATTATTAACAGCATTTATAACACCTTTACCCATATATCTGTTTTTATCATCATCTCTTAGTTCTACTGCTTCATGAGCTCCGGTTGAGGCTCCAGAAGGTACAATAGCCCTTCCCATAGAACCATCTTCTAATACAACTTCAACTTCAACAGTAGGATTACCCCTTGAATCTAAAACTTCTCTAGCAAATACATCAACTATAATACTCATACATATTTTCCTCCTTAGTTTTAATTTAAAAGCCATTATTTGTAATTAACCAACTTAATCATTAGCAATCAAACACTTTCCTGTCATCTCATCAGGAATATCTACTCCTAACATATAAAGCATTGTTGGTGCTATATCCTCTAATGCTCCTTCTTCTAATAGACGGTTTTTTTTGTATTTATTTGATACTAGAACAAATGGTACTTTTTGAGTAGTATGTGCTGTAAATGGGCTTCCCGTTTCAGGGCAAAGCATAACTTCACAATTTCCATGATCAGAGGTCAATAATACTTGTCCGCTTTTATCTAAAACCTTATTTACGACCTTATCTATGCACTCATCTACAACTTCAATTGCTTCAACTGCCGCATCTAGTACTCCGGTATGACCAACCATATCTGGATTGGCGTAGTTAACCACAATTACATCAAATATATCTTTATCAATTTGTTCTATAATTTTATCAGTAAGCTCATAAGCACTCATTTCAGGCTTTAGGTTGTAGGTTTCTACTTCAGGGGAAGGGATTAGAATTCTTTCCTCACCTTCATTTTCCCTTTCTACTCCTCCATTAAAGAAAAATGTTACATGTGCATATTTTTCAGTTTCTGCAATCCTTAATTGCTTGAATTGGTTTTCAGCTAATACTTCACCTAATGTATTGTTTAAATTCTGAGGTTTATAAGCCACAGGTGCAGGAATAGTAATGTCATATTGAGTCATACAAACATAATAAACTTGTGGAAACTTCTTTCTAGTAAAATTGTTAAAATCTTGTTCAACCAAAGCTCTGCTAATTTGGCGCGCTCTATCTGCTCTAAAGTTATAAAATATAATACTGTCACCATCATTAATAGTTGCAATAGGTTGACCATTCTCATCTATGATTACATGTGGTTCCACAAATTCATCAGTTATATCTTTTTCATAACTATCTTGAACTGCAGCATGAGCATTAGCTGCTTTAAGCCCTTCTCCTAAAACCATAGCATTATAGCCTTTTTCTACTCTTTCCCATCTTTGATCCCGATCCATGGGATAGAATCTGCCAGCAACAGTAGCAATCTTGCCTATACCTAACTCATTTATCTTGTGAGCAAGCATCTCTAAATAGGTGATCGCTGTTTTAGGACCGACATCACGACCATCAAGAAAGCAATGCATATACACTTTTTCTAAGCCTTTTCGTTTACATAACTCTAGTAATGCATAAAGATGTGTTATGTGGCTATGTACACCACCATCTGATAAGAGCCCCATTAAATGAAGAGCTCCATTAGTATTCTGCACATTGCTTATGGCTTTATTTATTTCTACATTATCAAAAAAAGTTCGATTTTTAATTGATTTAGATATTCGAGTTATATCTTGATATA from Candidatus Syntrophocurvum alkaliphilum includes these protein-coding regions:
- the gpmI gene encoding 2,3-bisphosphoglycerate-independent phosphoglycerate mutase, whose amino-acid sequence is MSKQPLVLMIIDGWGERTAEKDNAITLADPKNFYRLQEDYPDTLLKSSGIDVGLPEGQMGNSEVGHLNIGAGRVVYQDITRISKSIKNRTFFDNVEINKAISNVQNTNGALHLMGLLSDGGVHSHITHLYALLELCKRKGLEKVYMHCFLDGRDVGPKTAITYLEMLAHKINELGIGKIATVAGRFYPMDRDQRWERVEKGYNAMVLGEGLKAANAHAAVQDSYEKDITDEFVEPHVIIDENGQPIATINDGDSIIFYNFRADRARQISRALVEQDFNNFTRKKFPQVYYVCMTQYDITIPAPVAYKPQNLNNTLGEVLAENQFKQLRIAETEKYAHVTFFFNGGVERENEGEERILIPSPEVETYNLKPEMSAYELTDKIIEQIDKDIFDVIVVNYANPDMVGHTGVLDAAVEAIEVVDECIDKVVNKVLDKSGQVLLTSDHGNCEVMLCPETGSPFTAHTTQKVPFVLVSNKYKKNRLLEEGALEDIAPTMLYMLGVDIPDEMTGKCLIAND